The DNA region ATGAGCTGGTGGAGGAACGAGGGCGGCAGCGACGAGCGGCGCCCGCGCGCGTTCTCGAGGATGATCTGGGCCAGGGTGAGGGTGGTCAGATCCTCGCCCGACACCGCGTCGACGACCCGAATCTCGTGACCCTGCCGGATGAGCTCCTCCAGCTCCTCCAGCGTCACATAGCGACTGCGGCTCTGGTCATAGAGCTTGCGGTTGGCGTAGCGTTTGATGAGGACCGGCTCATCCATGGGGGCGCCCCACCCTTCGGGGGGCTTCAGTCTAACACTCCGCGTCATCGCCGCAAAGCGGCGGCGCCCGGCAGGGCTCGGCCCCATTGAACGAAGGCGAGGGCCGTGCTATCAGGGAGCATCTGCCGAGGCAAGGAAGGAGCGCTCTATGAAGCTCGAAGGCCGGAAAGCCGTGATCACCGGGGGGTCGCGGGGGATCGGGCGGGCCATCGCCCTGGAGCTCGCCCGGGAAGGCGCCGATGTGGCCGTCAACTACCTGGCGAGCGAGGCGCCGGCCCTGGAGGTCGTCCGCGAGGTCGAGAAGCTGGGCCGCCGCGCGCTCGCCGTCCGGGCCGACGTGAGCGATTTCCCCGACACCTTTCGGATGGCGCAGGAAGTCCTGGGGATGCTCGGGCACGTCGACATCCTCGTCAACAACGCCGGCATCAGCAGTGACAAGACGTTCGTGAAGATGGATCACGCCTCGTGGCGGAAAGTCCTCGCCATCAACCTGGACGGCGTCTTCAACTGCACCAAGGTCTTCGTCGATTCCATGATCAAGCG from Candidatus Methylomirabilota bacterium includes:
- the fabG gene encoding 3-oxoacyl-[acyl-carrier-protein] reductase produces the protein MKLEGRKAVITGGSRGIGRAIALELAREGADVAVNYLASEAPALEVVREVEKLGRRALAVRADVSDFPDTFRMAQEVLGMLGHVDILVNNAGISSDKTFVKMDHASWRKVLAINLDGVFNCTKVFVDSMIKRNYGRIVNITSVIGQIGNFGQANYAASKAGVTAMTKSLAKELAGKGITVNAVAPGFIATEMVDAIPDKVKQRLLDQIPLRRFGTADEVARAVIYLVSSDGDYITGEELSMNGGILMR